One region of Priestia megaterium genomic DNA includes:
- a CDS encoding DUF47 domain-containing protein, giving the protein MEDCNVIKRKKDKFSEMLMDIAQNIKDSAEFLGSFELQNVSDLKEFANVLKAYESKGDKYVHTVITELNKAFITPIEREDILQLAMSMDDVLDGIDSFAALMEIHSITTFDEYVAEFVKNIQGCAEEILITINLLSEKKLLQISEHAIKIKEYESHCDTLYRRALKQLFATCKDPIKVIQYKEIYETLEEIADYCQTVANNLESVIMKNA; this is encoded by the coding sequence ATGGAGGATTGCAACGTGATCAAAAGAAAAAAAGACAAGTTTTCTGAAATGTTAATGGACATTGCCCAAAATATTAAGGACTCAGCGGAGTTTTTAGGCAGCTTTGAACTTCAAAATGTATCTGACCTAAAGGAATTTGCCAACGTTTTAAAAGCGTATGAATCAAAAGGTGATAAATACGTGCATACAGTGATTACTGAGTTGAACAAAGCATTTATTACTCCAATTGAGCGTGAAGATATTTTACAGCTAGCGATGAGCATGGATGATGTACTTGATGGCATCGATAGCTTTGCTGCTTTAATGGAAATTCATTCAATTACGACATTTGATGAATATGTAGCTGAATTTGTTAAAAATATTCAAGGCTGTGCTGAAGAAATTTTAATTACTATTAATTTGTTGTCTGAGAAAAAGCTTCTTCAAATTAGTGAGCATGCAATTAAAATTAAAGAGTATGAGTCACATTGTGATACATTATATCGTCGTGCACTAAAACAATTATTTGCAACATGTAAAGATCCAATTAAAGTTATTCAATATAAAGAAATTTATGAAACGCTAGAAGAAATCGCGGATTATTGTCAAACGGTTGCGAACAACTTAGAATCAGTTATTATGAAGAATGCGTAA
- the rph gene encoding ribonuclease PH — translation MRLDGREFNELRPVSLHTSYLKHPEGSVLISVGDTKVICTASIDDRVPPFMRGQGKGWITAEYSMLPRATAQRNIRESTKGKVTGRTMEIQRLIGRALRSVVDLEKVGEKTIWIDCDVIQADGGTRTASITGAFVAMVLAFGKLVEENKLTEIPIRDYLAATSVGIHGENSILDLNYEEDSTAEVDMNIVMTGSGQFVELQGTGEESTFSREQLNHLLDLGEKGVYQLIEQQKKVLDHLAAYIPVKER, via the coding sequence ATGCGTTTGGACGGTAGGGAATTTAATGAATTGAGACCTGTATCTCTTCATACTTCATACTTAAAGCATCCAGAAGGATCTGTATTAATCTCGGTGGGAGACACAAAGGTTATTTGTACAGCAAGCATAGACGACAGAGTGCCTCCTTTTATGCGTGGACAAGGAAAAGGATGGATTACAGCTGAATATTCTATGCTGCCTCGAGCTACGGCACAAAGAAATATACGCGAATCAACAAAAGGTAAAGTCACAGGACGAACAATGGAAATTCAGCGTCTGATCGGACGAGCTCTTCGTTCTGTAGTCGACCTGGAAAAGGTCGGAGAAAAGACCATTTGGATTGATTGTGATGTTATTCAAGCAGATGGCGGAACAAGAACAGCATCGATTACAGGTGCATTTGTGGCTATGGTTTTAGCGTTTGGAAAGCTGGTTGAAGAGAACAAGCTGACAGAAATTCCTATTCGTGACTATTTAGCTGCGACTTCAGTAGGTATCCATGGAGAAAATTCGATTTTAGATTTAAATTATGAAGAAGATTCGACAGCGGAAGTTGACATGAATATTGTGATGACAGGAAGCGGACAGTTTGTAGAATTACAGGGAACGGGAGAGGAATCGACGTTTTCGAGAGAACAGTTAAACCATCTTCTGGATTTAGGGGAAAAGGGTGTTTATCAATTGATTGAACAGCAAAAGAAAGTTCTTGATCATCTGGCTGCTTACATTCCGGTTAAAGAAAGGTAA
- a CDS encoding GerMN domain-containing protein, with amino-acid sequence MSKKTKFVLISAVVTTSVLLSGCGLFGGDNAAKEIDPPKDVTYVKDEKSLATEAKVTEANKKQSKAAETSAPTKREIYLIDKNGYVVPQTLEIPKSKGVAKQSLEYLVEGGPVTNLLPNNFRAVLPADTRVLGTKLESDGTMVADFSPEFAEYKKEDELRILQAVTWTLTQFEGVNKVKIRINGYDKDEMPVNHTPISKGLSRADGINFDNTGVVDVTQTKPVTIYYLAQEGKQTYYVPVTKRIASGDKDMYTAIVNELVEGPAPASGLVTDFNPDAKLVAAPKYADGQLTLNFNKNIFGNLKGTEISQYVLDSLVLSLTEQKAVDSVAIKVNGKKTLKDEKGKKLTEPVSRPKNVNTGSF; translated from the coding sequence ATGTCCAAAAAGACCAAATTTGTTCTCATATCCGCCGTGGTGACCACATCTGTGTTGTTATCCGGCTGTGGACTTTTCGGAGGGGATAACGCAGCAAAGGAAATTGATCCGCCAAAGGATGTCACCTATGTGAAAGATGAAAAATCATTAGCGACTGAAGCAAAAGTAACGGAAGCTAATAAAAAACAAAGTAAAGCGGCAGAAACATCTGCGCCTACCAAAAGAGAAATTTACTTGATTGATAAAAACGGGTACGTTGTTCCCCAGACGCTTGAAATTCCTAAATCAAAAGGTGTCGCTAAACAGTCTCTTGAATATTTAGTAGAGGGTGGACCAGTCACAAACTTATTGCCAAATAATTTCCGAGCGGTTCTTCCTGCTGATACAAGAGTTTTAGGGACAAAGCTGGAAAGTGACGGCACGATGGTAGCAGATTTTTCACCTGAATTTGCTGAATATAAAAAAGAAGATGAACTCCGTATCCTGCAGGCCGTAACGTGGACGCTGACGCAGTTTGAAGGCGTAAATAAAGTTAAAATTCGCATTAACGGCTATGATAAAGATGAGATGCCTGTAAATCATACACCAATCAGTAAAGGGTTGAGCAGAGCAGATGGCATTAACTTTGATAATACTGGAGTAGTTGACGTAACCCAAACGAAGCCAGTTACGATCTATTACTTAGCTCAAGAGGGCAAACAAACTTACTATGTTCCTGTTACAAAACGAATTGCTTCTGGTGACAAAGATATGTACACTGCAATTGTGAACGAGCTTGTAGAAGGACCTGCGCCTGCATCAGGTTTAGTGACAGATTTTAATCCTGATGCAAAGCTCGTAGCAGCTCCAAAGTATGCGGACGGTCAGTTAACGCTGAACTTTAATAAAAACATCTTTGGAAATTTAAAAGGAACGGAAATTTCTCAGTATGTTCTCGACTCCTTGGTGTTATCGCTGACGGAACAAAAAGCCGTAGACAGCGTTGCCATTAAGGTGAATGGCAAAAAAACGCTAAAAGATGAAAAAGGGAAAAAGCTAACGGAGCCAGTTTCAAGACCTAAAAATGTGAACACAGGTAGTTTTTAA
- a CDS encoding XTP/dITP diphosphatase, producing the protein MREIIIATKNAGKVKDFETLFSPKGFKVTSLLDFPEIEDVEETGVTFAENATLKAETISSALNKPVIADDSGLAIDALNGEPGVYSARYAGENKDDNANIEKVLQKLHDVPFEKRTARFHCTLAIAVPGKRTELVEGTCEGRILEEKRGENGFGYDPIFFVEKWNCSMAELSKEQKNQISHRANALEKLAPLIDAQF; encoded by the coding sequence GTGCGTGAAATCATTATTGCAACTAAAAATGCAGGCAAAGTAAAGGATTTTGAAACACTATTCTCACCGAAGGGATTTAAAGTAACATCGCTTCTTGATTTTCCTGAAATTGAGGACGTGGAAGAAACGGGCGTTACATTTGCAGAGAACGCCACGCTAAAGGCAGAAACCATTTCATCAGCATTAAATAAGCCGGTTATTGCCGATGATTCTGGGCTTGCTATTGATGCCTTAAACGGAGAGCCAGGCGTTTATTCCGCGCGTTATGCTGGTGAAAATAAAGATGATAATGCTAATATAGAGAAGGTACTTCAAAAATTACATGACGTGCCGTTTGAAAAGCGCACGGCACGTTTTCATTGTACGCTTGCTATTGCAGTGCCTGGAAAGAGAACAGAGCTTGTAGAAGGCACGTGTGAAGGGCGCATCTTGGAAGAAAAAAGAGGCGAGAACGGCTTTGGATACGATCCTATTTTCTTTGTAGAAAAATGGAACTGCTCCATGGCAGAATTGTCTAAAGAACAAAAAAATCAAATTAGTCACCGAGCAAATGCGTTAGAAAAACTAGCACCGCTAATTGATGCGCAATTTTAG
- the racE gene encoding glutamate racemase — protein sequence MSRPIGVIDSGVGGLTVAKEIMRQLPKEQIMYIGDTARCPYGPRPSEEVRAFTWEMTNYLVAKDIKMLVIACNTATAVVLDEIQEQLDIPVIGVIEPGSRAALKVTKNHKIGVIGTNGTVKSQAYTHALRALHTRVEVENLACPLFVPLVESGNYEGPEAQRIVKETLKPFYHTDMDTLILGCTHYPLLKPVIQEAIGPRVQLISSGEETAIEVSAILSYSNLLAPRSMEPEHYFYTTGSTELFQSIASKWFEHPVYNVEHIKL from the coding sequence TTGAGTAGACCAATTGGTGTTATAGATTCAGGTGTGGGCGGATTAACGGTAGCAAAGGAAATTATGAGACAGCTTCCGAAAGAACAAATTATGTACATTGGAGATACAGCCCGCTGCCCATACGGTCCTCGTCCCAGTGAAGAAGTACGAGCTTTCACATGGGAGATGACTAATTATTTAGTAGCTAAAGATATTAAAATGCTTGTTATTGCGTGCAACACGGCTACGGCAGTTGTACTAGATGAAATTCAAGAACAGCTCGATATTCCGGTTATAGGCGTCATTGAACCAGGATCACGAGCTGCGCTTAAAGTAACTAAAAATCATAAAATAGGCGTAATCGGCACAAACGGAACCGTTAAAAGCCAAGCCTATACACATGCACTCCGCGCTCTTCATACGAGAGTGGAAGTGGAAAATTTAGCATGCCCTTTGTTTGTACCTCTTGTAGAGAGCGGTAATTATGAAGGACCGGAAGCGCAGCGAATTGTAAAAGAAACATTAAAACCTTTTTATCATACAGATATGGATACCCTTATTTTAGGATGTACGCATTATCCGTTATTAAAGCCAGTTATTCAAGAAGCAATTGGGCCTCGAGTTCAGTTAATTAGTTCTGGTGAAGAAACGGCAATAGAGGTAAGTGCCATTCTTTCTTATAGCAATTTACTAGCTCCTAGAAGCATGGAGCCCGAACACTACTTCTATACAACAGGCTCAACAGAACTGTTTCAATCTATTGCATCTAAATGGTTTGAGCACCCTGTATATAATGTTGAGCATATCAAGCTTTAA
- a CDS encoding metallophosphoesterase, whose translation MKLLIVSDSHGLQEELLTIRERHADVDKMIHCGDSELPQDSKEMSSFLGVRGNCDYDASYVNDRVESLGEATCLVTHGHLYNVKMSMMNLHYKAREVGANVVCFGHSHIAGAELMDGVLFINPGSMLLPRMRKERTYAILVMDGTEATVQFYDISGKHIPSMQLTCTLSA comes from the coding sequence GTGAAACTATTAATTGTAAGCGATAGCCACGGGTTACAAGAAGAACTGCTCACTATCAGAGAAAGACATGCTGATGTAGATAAGATGATTCATTGTGGTGACTCTGAGCTGCCACAAGACAGCAAAGAAATGTCTTCGTTTTTAGGCGTTCGAGGAAATTGTGATTATGATGCATCTTACGTCAATGATCGAGTAGAGTCACTTGGAGAAGCCACGTGTCTGGTTACACACGGTCACTTATATAATGTTAAAATGTCTATGATGAATCTGCATTACAAAGCGAGAGAAGTGGGGGCAAACGTTGTTTGTTTTGGGCATTCTCACATAGCGGGAGCTGAGCTCATGGACGGAGTTTTATTTATCAATCCAGGAAGTATGTTACTTCCTCGTATGAGAAAAGAACGTACGTATGCTATACTAGTAATGGATGGTACAGAAGCTACCGTGCAGTTTTACGATATAAGCGGTAAACATATTCCTAGCATGCAGTTAACCTGTACACTTTCAGCATAA
- a CDS encoding inorganic phosphate transporter translates to MDSMLILTILIVVGALGFDFINGFHDTANAIATSVSTKALKPRHAILLAATMNFVGAMTFTGVAKTITKDIVDPYTLQNGSVVILAALISAIAWNLITWYFGIPSSSSHAIIGSIAGAAIAAAGFGALNYKGFIKIIEALLISPVLAFVVGYIVYTIIKLTFKNHNLTKTNKRFRRVQILTAALQSYTHGTNDAQKAMGIITLALIANNMQSGTEIQWWVQLACAVAMGLGTSIGGWKIIKTVGGKIMKIRPVNGVAADLTGAAIIFGATFIHLPVSTTHVISSSILGVGSAHRVKGVKWGTAQRMVITWVITLPISASLAALIYMILNLFF, encoded by the coding sequence ATGGATTCAATGCTAATATTAACCATTCTAATTGTAGTTGGTGCACTTGGTTTTGACTTTATCAACGGCTTTCACGATACAGCTAATGCCATTGCGACTTCTGTTTCAACCAAAGCTTTAAAACCGCGACATGCAATTCTTTTAGCCGCAACCATGAACTTTGTCGGGGCTATGACGTTTACGGGCGTAGCCAAAACGATTACAAAGGATATCGTTGATCCTTATACGCTTCAAAATGGTTCTGTCGTTATTTTAGCAGCATTAATTTCTGCTATCGCGTGGAACCTAATCACATGGTATTTCGGTATCCCGAGTAGTTCTTCTCATGCAATTATTGGATCGATTGCAGGAGCAGCTATTGCAGCTGCTGGATTTGGTGCTTTAAATTACAAAGGTTTCATCAAAATCATTGAAGCCCTTCTAATTTCACCAGTTCTAGCCTTTGTAGTAGGTTATATTGTCTATACGATTATCAAGCTAACGTTTAAAAACCATAACTTGACGAAAACGAATAAGCGTTTTCGCCGCGTTCAAATCCTGACTGCAGCTCTACAATCTTACACACACGGTACGAATGATGCGCAAAAAGCAATGGGTATCATTACGCTAGCGCTTATTGCTAACAATATGCAAAGCGGTACTGAGATTCAGTGGTGGGTACAGCTGGCTTGTGCGGTTGCAATGGGGCTTGGAACGTCAATTGGTGGATGGAAAATCATTAAAACCGTTGGCGGTAAAATTATGAAAATTCGTCCTGTTAATGGAGTAGCTGCGGACTTAACGGGTGCTGCCATTATCTTTGGAGCAACGTTTATTCATCTACCTGTCAGTACTACTCATGTTATTTCATCTTCTATCTTAGGTGTAGGTTCTGCTCACCGAGTGAAAGGTGTAAAATGGGGAACTGCACAGCGCATGGTGATTACATGGGTTATCACATTGCCAATTTCAGCTTCATTAGCTGCACTTATCTATATGATTTTAAATTTGTTCTTTTAA
- a CDS encoding PH domain-containing protein — translation MFGKVAADVLGLSDIGSVIKPVDYDKVDADDYVMHEEQEKIYFLIKSKSDEYCFTNKALIHLDGTSATSKKRMLRRYNYSTNHISNVMLETAGTVDLDVEIKFKIGSETFSIDVHKKHIEEVKDLYKALFKMSEITRENEIALDFAKQSIQLASSTLSSTRNTSGSVAGEFKEINEAAFSWLLDKKTAYTTKDFSSVFELYINN, via the coding sequence ATGTTTGGAAAAGTAGCTGCTGATGTATTGGGGCTAAGTGATATTGGTTCTGTTATTAAGCCAGTTGATTATGACAAGGTAGATGCAGACGATTACGTTATGCATGAAGAACAAGAAAAAATTTATTTTCTAATCAAATCAAAGTCAGATGAATATTGCTTTACCAATAAAGCGCTCATTCACCTTGATGGAACAAGTGCTACAAGTAAAAAGCGAATGCTTCGCCGCTATAACTACAGCACAAATCACATTTCAAACGTAATGCTAGAAACGGCTGGAACTGTCGATTTAGATGTGGAAATTAAATTTAAAATTGGCTCGGAAACTTTTTCTATCGATGTACACAAAAAGCATATAGAAGAGGTAAAAGATTTATATAAAGCGCTGTTTAAAATGTCTGAAATAACGCGTGAAAATGAAATTGCGCTCGATTTTGCTAAACAAAGCATTCAGCTAGCTTCTTCTACGCTAAGCAGTACAAGAAATACAAGTGGAAGTGTTGCTGGTGAATTTAAAGAAATTAACGAAGCCGCGTTTTCTTGGTTATTAGATAAAAAAACAGCCTACACAACAAAAGATTTCAGCTCAGTTTTCGAGCTGTATATCAATAATTAA
- a CDS encoding MarR family winged helix-turn-helix transcriptional regulator, with translation MTAKNNEDTVAELEKSLRHIAAIVKQKGREILEDYTITPPQFIALQWLFERGDMTIGDLSNRIFLACSTTTDLVDRMEKNKLVVRVKDPKDRRVVRIHLLPEGARVIEEVIEKRQTYLNGVLANFSPSETEVLRVTLRKLHDEMKEK, from the coding sequence ATGACAGCAAAAAATAATGAGGATACAGTGGCAGAATTAGAAAAGTCACTTCGACATATTGCAGCTATTGTGAAGCAAAAAGGAAGAGAAATTTTAGAAGACTATACGATTACGCCACCTCAGTTTATTGCTTTGCAGTGGCTGTTTGAACGTGGAGATATGACGATTGGCGATTTATCAAATCGGATTTTTCTCGCTTGTAGTACAACGACAGATTTAGTAGATCGTATGGAAAAAAATAAGTTGGTGGTTCGGGTCAAAGATCCGAAAGACCGCCGCGTAGTGCGTATTCATTTGCTTCCTGAAGGAGCACGTGTTATCGAAGAAGTAATTGAAAAGCGACAAACGTATTTAAATGGCGTACTGGCAAACTTCTCTCCTAGTGAAACAGAAGTTTTACGAGTAACGTTACGAAAATTACATGATGAAATGAAAGAAAAATGA